The genomic region GATCGTGCCGGGCCGGTGACTGGCGGGCGCGCTGTGGGATGAGGATCCGACCCGGTTGACGGCGGTCACGGTGACGCGGTAGGTGGCGCCGTTGGTCAGCCCGCCGATGGTGTGCTGGGTTCCCTGCTCCGGGGCCCGGTCCGTGGCGCCGTCGGGTCCGGTCCAGTGCACGGCGTAGGACTCCACCGGCACCCCGCCGTCGCCGGCGGGCGGCGACCACGACACGTGCAAGAGCCCGTCCCCGCGCCGCAGCGACACGTCGGTCGGCGGGCTCGGGACACCCAGCGGCGCCGCGGTTGCCGAGACCGCCCGCGACGATCCGCCCGCGTTGGAGGCTGCGACGCTGACCGTGTAGGTGGCCCCGTTGGCCAGGTTGCGCAGCGTGCGCGTGGTCTCGGTGACCGGGATCGTCCCGGAGGCCCCTGTGGAGGAGACCCAGGTGACCAGGTACCCGGTGATCGGGCCGCCGCCGGTGTCGGTGGGCGGTTGCCATGTCACGGCGATCTCGCGCGCCCCGGGTGTCAGCGACAGCGCCGTCGGCTCACCGGGGGGGTCGATCGACGGGATCGCGGCGGGCGTGGCTGCCGGCGGCAGCGATGTGCTCCCGCCGAAGACAAACAAGGTCGACAGGAGGTGGCCGCCGCGGCCGGCGGAGTTCGGCATCGGACCCCAGCCCTCGGCTTCGGCGCCCTTGTTGACCACGAACACGAAGCGCGAGCCCGACACGGACCTCGTGGCGGACGACCCGACGAGGCGGACCGTGGCCCGGTCGATGCGCCCCGAGACGCTGATGCTGCCCGACACCTCGATGCGCCGCAGGGTGCCGACGTCGGTGTCGGGGACCCGGGCGAGCCAGCGGCTGAGGGCGTCCACGCTGTACGTGCGGGTCCACGGCGTGTAGGGGTCGCCGGCGGTGAAGGGATCCGGGGCCGCGACCAGGTAGGGGTGCTGCTCGTTGAAGGCGTAGCCGCTGGCCTCGGTGTATCCGCCGCCGGAGGTGGTGAACAGCGTCAGGGCCGGCTCGCCGCCGTAGGCGAGGACCTGCCCGGCGGTGTCGGCGATCGCCTGGAGCCAGGGCCCGTTCCTCGGGGAGAACTCGCGCGTGTTGCCGCTGTAGACCTGGCTCATGGTGGTGGAGTAGAGGTCGAACGGCGCGTTCCACTTGTCGCTGCTGCGGTTCGCGAGGGCGACGTGCAGGGCGTAGCTGCGCGACGCGACGGCCTGGGCTCGCAGCGCCTCGGCGGGCCAGTCGGGCGGGACCTCGGCCACGCCGCGGAGGTACAGCTCGAGGTCCAGGTTCGTCAGCACGATGCGGTACCAGGTGTTTCCCGGCAGCTTCGTGAGGGTGATCTGCCCGTGCGAGTACGAGTGGCGGGTGGCGGAGGACTCCACGGCGGTGCCGTCGGCGGTCCTGATCTGCAGGACGTCGCCGTCGCAGACCTGCCCGGGACAGAGGGCCGTTCCGCCGCTGGTCGTCACCTCCCAGCCGTCGCCGACACGGTTGACGGTGAACAGTTCGGTCGCCGAGGAGCTGTACACGGCGGCGCCGTCGAGCACCAGCTCGAAGGATCCGCGGGGCCGGAAGCGGCTGCGGCTGCTCGATGCCAGGTGGACCCGCAGGTTGTCCAGCGTCCAACCGCCGGTGAGCACGGTGCCGGGGTAGTA from bacterium harbors:
- a CDS encoding fibronectin type III domain-containing protein is translated as MSFRPGRGVALAAALPVFLAVAVWGVPPSRPAAAQRAGFSTPTLAAGDHVTFTGAGWGHGAGISHQSLPSRIAAGQTAGDILGFYYPGTVLTGGWTLDNLRVHLASSSRSRFRPRGSFELVLDGAAVYSSSATELFTVNRVGDGWEVTTSGGTALCPGQVCDGDVLQIRTADGTAVESSATRHSYSHGQITLTKLPGNTWYRIVLTNLDLELYLRGVAEVPPDWPAEALRAQAVASRSYALHVALANRSSDKWNAPFDLYSTTMSQVYSGNTREFSPRNGPWLQAIADTAGQVLAYGGEPALTLFTTSGGGYTEASGYAFNEQHPYLVAAPDPFTAGDPYTPWTRTYSVDALSRWLARVPDTDVGTLRRIEVSGSISVSGRIDRATVRLVGSSATRSVSGSRFVFVVNKGAEAEGWGPMPNSAGRGGHLLSTLFVFGGSTSLPPAATPAAIPSIDPPGEPTALSLTPGAREIAVTWQPPTDTGGGPITGYLVTWVSSTGASGTIPVTETTRTLRNLANGATYTVSVAASNAGGSSRAVSATAAPLGVPSPPTDVSLRRGDGLLHVSWSPPAGDGGVPVESYAVHWTGPDGATDRAPEQGTQHTIGGLTNGATYRVTVTAVNRVGSSSHSAPASHRPGTIPTAPASISAVRGDRIVEVSWAPPLNDGGLPIAGYTLDWVSSTGAGGTIETTGTGYTMQNLLNGATYTVTVSAVNEAGTSPAGGTARATPAAAPGSPDAVTVDRGDGRLGVTWQPPASDGGKPVLSYAVAWAAPDGATGSVETTATSHTFDGLTNGTTYAVTVTASNEIGTSSPSQPASGTPAHIPGAPVAVRTVREDSRILVSWDPPASDGGLRVTGYTLLWVAPDGTTGSAETTATSHAIDGLTNGTTYGITVSATNEVGTSITADAVRATPARPPGPLAHAEIGVGHESLLVSWEPPTDDGGLPVRSYTLTWVAPDGAVTSIETTHTSHTIDGLIGGAAYTITILANNEMGASPAPMSAQAAPLHAAAVATGDAGDTGTTAVTTIAPPSGAAPSESVDEQPAPATAPAPAAAPQQAPTRTRAWYDSVTTDTAVIVLAAVGLVLIAALLVVTRRRRYAVEEAGTDVLDAW